TGAACTTGTCAAAACAGCTACGACAGCGACCTCTGCCCCATCATCGGCCGACATCAGGGTGGCTATGGGCGGCACATCGACAATGCACACGGAGGTTATCTGGTGTCTCAAtactgcagtgaaaaatactgtCTGGTATGTTCTTATTGTTGTTATGCTTTCGTAAATCTGAACAACAAATAGTTGAATTtctaataattatttacataacATAGTACAATTTAATAGTTAAAGGTTTGTTGCTGATCAGAACTTGAAGTGCGATGAGgtcttaaaatattttgagaagGTCTtcaaaaagtcttaaaaaggtATTGATATTAACTTCAGGATTCCTGCATATACCCTGTTATAACACCTTAATGATTACAGCTTCACTGATTTCCAATAGCAGAGCAGATAAAGAATATTCTTAACTATATGAACAAAGTtcgatttcatttttttttttttttttttgttatatctTCCTAccttatgttttaaaatgtctttctgGCATTGACTGAAATAACACCCACAGCCATAGTAGCCTAATAAACATTTTGCAACCTATGTtactctgtcatttttcttTGACCACACTGTGCACCTGCTGATCACTGATACATGCTGTTCTTAATCACAAATGAGCTACAAATACAAATTTGTTTAATCCAAAATTACTTATTTAGAAATAGCATGTGGTATTTATTTGGCTAATATTTACAAAACAAGAATTTAAGAAAACACCATTAGCAGATTAAcaggtttatttcagttaaattgCATTCAATTTGATCAATTAATAAAAGAACTGAAATCAATAGTTGAGTTGCTGCTTATCATCATGGGACAACTGTTCAAAACGACAACTGCACAaaaattataaagtgttacGACACCAGTTTAAGCATAAATTCGCGccactaaattatatttatttatataaaaaatccACTCTACGCGCATGTCCGGGAAAAGCTCCGCCCAATGAAACCGAAAAAAATCTCAGAAATATCTTGTCGCCATTTTATGAGGGTTGCGGTGGATTGGTTGATGGTAGGTCCAGGTGATCTTTTAAATATCTTTGATTACTTCGATGCTTGTCTCAGAATACCAATCTAAATGTATGGCATATTGTAGATGAAAATCATTTGCACTATATGCCATACATTTACCAGCGTtcaaactgcatcgcaaacttgtgtggttggaacaaCAGCTCttgagctgtggttagaagtttcttgtttttatggcATGTGCACTTAATAAatcgttatcttgagcaaaataagcaagctgaaaTTAATTGTACaatgtatatgttttatttcgaatatatacaaatgtcatttacatattttagtttgtcaagtgATTTAAACCACCGTTTTTGAATAGTGCGCAGTCTGCGCAAGTGCTCTAGGCCTATGGTGCGGTCGATCGCGATACCAGTCAATCGCAAAGACAATGCTGGTAGATCgcacacaattataataaatgcttttgttccattttaataaaaagaaatataacGATGCCCTTTTTTATCCTTTTAGTTTCTGTCTGACTTGCATttgactaatacatttttaccaggcaagatttttgtttattcagttgccatgacaacTAGCCGGAGAACAGAGCGCGAAGTCGGCTTCCTCCAAATATGCACGAAACAAACAGCCGTCTCTGAAGTGAGCGTGCACGTATTGAGCAGACGATTTTCATGAACACATCCACGATCTCTTTCATGTTCTGTATTTTCGCACATAGATCTTTGTTAGTGATAATTAAGGAAGTCGGGAAAAGCATCCTCCTCCTTGTACTTAATAATGAACTGCTTGAACAGCCGACCATCGCACGTGCTCCGTCAGTGTTGATTGACACCAGTTTAGACATTGGCAGCTGTGTTTTGTCGACAAATATTATGTAAAACTGTCCGATTCTATTCAGTGCAAGTCATCAGAATAAGGTAAATGCCCTGGCTAATCTAATCTGTTGTGCTATAAGTATTTTagtattaaaattgaaaattgttCAAATTGAATATCaacaatgaacatttatttttattttcctgaatTCCATGTAGAGATTCATGCAGTAGTAGCAACAAGCATTTGAAATTAAACTGTTTTTTGGGGGTGGGGTTGGTAGATCTCATTTAGTTGATCATTTTAAAAGTAGATCATCATGCAAAAAAGTGTGGGCACCCCTGGCCTATAGTATGTTTGTctacaataaataaatctattGTACTgtcaaacatttaatttaatttgttgttGTTCTATTCATCATATTGTTTGTAATTGCCTTCTTTGTTCTTATATttgagagagaggagagaggtacttatatatttaacataattGGTAGAGGACtaagatttatttataaaaataagatTATCTTGATATTGAGTGTAATGGCATTGACACAGAGCATTCAAAGGAGCACTGCATGTTAATAATTTCTCTTTATTCTCATCCACAGGAACACTGAAGATGGAATCTGAAATGGTATGTTGATGACTTCTTTGTTTCTTTATGTGAGTGAAGTTATTAGCCATGTCTGCAAAGCAGAAATACAACACACTCTGGAAAAGAGTGAAAAGAGATCAGGAGAAATCTCATGTAGAGGACATAGAGATACAAACGAGCTCTACTAGTCTGGAGCTCTTTAGTGAGCCCCTTCAGCAAACACAGCCCATTGAGGGAACACAGAGTGAATCTGAGAGTGATGTTGAAATGCAGGGGGCTCATGCAAATTATGATTCAAATTCTGATGATGCAGACTTAGATGACACACCATCTTTAGGAGTTAGACTTGCACAGTGGGCCAATGAATTTCAGGTCAAACATAATGCAGTGGATGGCCTTCTTAAAATTCTTGGTGAACATCACCCAGCGCTCCCAAAAACCGCAAGGACGTTGCTTGGAACATGTGAAAATGTGACCTTAGACACAAAATCTGGGATGCAGTACTACTACTTTGGATGTAAAGAACAGCTGTGTGGGTATTTAAAAATTTACCCCAGCGATGTTGTCACCCAGTTAGACTGTCTGGACATTTCTTTGAATATTGATGGTTTACCACTATTCAAAAGTAGCAATCAGTCACTGTGGCCAGTTTTGTGCAAAATCAATTTGGCTCCTTCCACTGTCTTTCCTCTTGCTCTCTGTTTTGGTGCGTCTAAGCCTACAAATCTCGATTTTTTTGACAGATGTAGCGCATGACCTCAGGGATATTTTGCTGGATGGGTTAGAGACTGACAGTGGTCTTTTACGAGTTCATCTGCGCTGTATCAGTTGTGATGCACCTGCAAAGGCACTTGTTAAATGCACAAAGCAATATTCAGGCTATTTTGGTTGTGATAAGTGCACACAGAAAGGCTTCTGGGATGGCAGGCGGGTTATATACCCAGAGACAACTAATCTTACTCTGAGAACAGATGTGTCTTTCCGCGAGCAGCTTCAGGAGGAGCACCACCGATCATCTGGGGTGTCTCCATTTTGCATGCTCCCATTAGACATGATTTAGCAATTTCCTGCAGATTACATGCATCAGTGCTGTCTTGGAGTGATGCGAAAACTGATTGTTTTGTGGTTGCGTGGAAATCTTAGAACCAGATTATCTTCTGGCCAAGTAAGGGAGATCAGTTCCAGGCTTCTTGGTTTGAGACCATTCATGCCAGACCTTTTTGCAAGGAAGCCACGTGGCCTAGAAGACATTGACCGGTGGAAAGCTACTGAACTGCGACAGTTTGCGCTTTACACAGGCAAAATTGTGCTGAAAGGTGTTCTCTCTGATGAACTCTATGAACATTTTATGCTGTTCACTGTGGCTTTGGCCATCCTAGTGTGCCCACAACTAGTGAAACAGTACACCTCTTTTGCATCAGATCTGTTGGTTCACTTTGTAGAGGAAGGCAGAAAGTTGTATGGGGATGAGTTCCTTGTGTACAATGTGCACTCTATGGTTCACCTTGCTTCTGATGCACATGCATACGGTGGGCTAGATGAGTGTAGTGCTTTTCCCTTTGAAAATTACCTGCACCAGCTGAAGAGGCTAGTACGCTCAGGTAGAAACCCTCTGTCACAAATTATAAGACGTCTTGGTGAAATTGACAAGCACAGAGAGGAACTGAATAACAAGCCTGCAGCTGTGTTGAAAACACAAAAACCAAACAATGTCTTTGTTCTCAGTGACTTACAGTGTTGTGAGGTCGTTTCTGTGGTAGATGCTACAGGGAAAGTGGATAGAATGGTGCTTTGTCGTGTTTATGACAACCCTGAGCCGCTATTCATGCAGCCTTGTGACTCCAGGTTAATTGGTGCTTATAAGGCCCAAGTGAGGCACACCAGAATGAAACAATTGTCTCAAAGGCTATTGGTCAGAAAGGCATTTTTAATTGCTGACTactttaacgatgtctttaatacctttctggactttgAATGATGGTAaatacattgctttctatggaggattaaaaaaaacttggatttcatcaaaaatattcatttGTGTTGTGAAGATGAAAAAAGAACTGACAGGGTTGgaatgacacaagggtgagtaattactgacaaatttcattttttggtgaattaaccctttaagcagtGTTGTTTTGCAGTTTTCACCATGGTCACCATATTAGTGCATGAGAGATATTTAAGACCAATAGCAAGGTTGGTATGTTTAGCTAATAATAACCAAACAAAGATATGGTTTAGGTTTGTAGTGGAAAAAAACAACCTGACTCAAAGTGGAGACTGGTTGCTTTGTGTTAGGGGATGCTATGCCTCCATATTGTGTCAAAATCACATCTTGGTTTTGATTGGACTAGGTTTTCTCTTACTGTTTTTGGTCTGTTGCTCAAGCAAAACTGTCATGTGGCTTCAGAAGATTTGGGATAGTGTACACTTTAATGGAGtattttatggtattttttttcctcttctccCCACCTTATTTTGTGGCTGAAAGCAGTCAGGAGTATTCTTCAAATTATCTATTTATATATAACATAGAAGAAGGTCATGAAGCATGAGGGATCTTAAATGATGataatgtttttcaaaaatgttttgattttGTAATTACTTAATTGGTAAATGATGAATTGCGGAAATATGGTTTGTAAACTGTCAAGGGGACAGAATGCGAGGACTTGTCTGTATAACAGAATGTTAACCGAAGTTAATGTTAAGAGTGGAACATAGGTAGTATGCTATAAGGAACTAGGGCCATTGAGCTAAATActtatgtatatatttgtgtgtttatgtgcagTATCTGAGTTATCGAGGGTTTGGAGCCAAAGGGGTTTGAAGTGCAGAATCAGATCACTTCAATTGCGCTCATGCCCCTTTTGCTCCAAACCCTCAGTATGGTTTCTCTTTCAGAGATATGCAGTGATTAAGTTCCCCCAGGACAACACAGTTGATGTAGTGCCTTCCAACTGGCTTGAAGTAACAAAAGAGGTATTTTCAATTTGTAGTATATCCGAGTagcttaaaggaatagttcacacaaaaatgaaaattctgtcatcatttgttccaaacttgtataaatttctttgttttgctaaacacaaaggaatatattttaaagaatgtttgtaaccaaacagttgtttgggaccattgacttccatagtaggaaaaaaacatattatgGAATTCAGTGGTGCCCCAACAGTTTTTGAGAACAACCTTTactaaaactaactttttttcAGCTACTGTCTATTTTGGAGGCTTGACATGTTGATCTGCTCTCAACAGGCTATATATTGCTACTGGCCAAGAAAAAACTTTACTGCCAAAGCAAAGAGAAGAGACACTCCAGATACTACCTTCTGGTCAAAACATGTTGCAGTGGTTATGGTGTATGCAGGTATTTAGCatgtatttaaatcagttcacttcagaattaaaatttcctgataatttagtctcccccatgtcatccaagatgtttatgtctttcttcagtcgaaaagaaattatggtttgagaaaaacatttctataatttttctccatatagtggacttcactgggcttcaacgggttgaaggtccaaatgtcagtttcagtgcagcttcaaagagctctacatgatcccagacgaggaataagagtcttacgTAGCAAAACAATCTGTTATTTTCGAACTTtaaactttttaaccacaaatgcttgttttGCACTCTGCGATCCGAcacacattacataatcatgttgtAAAGGTCACACATGCAGAAGTACAGCGGTAGGGCAAAAAAAAccccatctcattttctcctccaaatTTAAAATCATCAGAAATCATAGTTTtccttttttgtaaaggccgtttgacttagtcttagtctttgacattcactttgtaaacactggatcggtacttccgatggtttctctagataagactcttattcctcttgatcatgtagagctctttgaagctgcactgaaactgacatttggaccttcaacccgttgaaccccagtgaagtccactatatggagaaaaagatatttggaagaatgtttgtatcCAAGGTGATCTTGCTATCTCGCTATCTTTCCAGATAGCTATGAGGAAGCCAGACTGAAGGCCAACCAGGCCACAGTGACATCAAACCTGGAGAGCGATGAGGAACCTTCACGGAGACCAGTACGACCTCCAGCTAGATATAGGAGACAGCTGGATAGTGGCAAATACTTTTATGAAAATTTGACAAAAGAGAATTGAAATAGTTTTTGTAAGGTTGATTTCACACTAAAACAcctaacattaaaataaaaacataaaattaaaaaaaaacaatttattaatgGTTATTTTTAGAACTCAAAGCAATTTTGTAAGCTTGTTgatttggttcaggaggaagtGTAAAAAGTGGTTGCTGCCAGTCTTACTCAGTGACTAACAATGCTGTCCTTTTTACACATACTAGTCCACTAGTCCTTTTTACACATACAGTTTCTACTGGTAAATGAACTAGGTGCACAAGATGGCACCGGTGAGCTGCGGCGACGCAACTCTGTGCATGGTTACTTCCGCTGGTGCCCTTCTGGTCTTAGCGACGCTTGTATTTGGTGCTGGAAGAAACTTAAATATGAAACTTGGCTAGatataatagatttttttaattaaagagaAGATGGTGGTCTATCAGAGATGAAAGAAATCCTTGTTATATTATTGTGTAACGTTACCTCTGTGTGGAAATTCAATGAGATACACAGAGATACGCGATCTTTGACTTTTAATCTTTCTCCTGTTGATTATGCGGTTCAGGCTCAGCAGAGATCCACGGATCTCTTTATCCACACAAAACACTCAAAGCACCGTTAATCTATTCTAAcccatgcatgcatgcatttaaatgccattggctcatgtgattgtACTATATatctttgttgtttttaagtgaTATAACAGATTCTATAAACAACTATAGGAGATCATTTTCGGCTTTCCCCGGCACTCTGCACCAGCATAAAGCAAAACAGGAAGTGTATATGCGTACACTCACTGATCGAAAATCCAAAATGGCGGCCTCGTGCAACTAGTCCATTACCTTTAAGAGATCATGTGTGAACAGGCCCTTCATTCCAAAAATACTGGTAAAATGGTTCTGGCATTACTAATATAAGATGTTATAACACTACCATTGGATATTGTTAACTAGGTGATGATGAAgactccccaccaccaccaaagACACGCATTTTAAGCACACCTAAATGTGAGTTAATTGTTTAAAATCTTTTAGCTACCTCATTACATAACTGTGTTTAGTTTTCAATTTAAgagtttttaattttgtttcagTTACCCCAAGAAAAGAATATTTTGGAGAAAGGTGTAAGTTTACTGGTTCTTTCTTGTTggcaaacacaatcagagaagaCAGAGAATCCTTTGATAATACAGCATTGTCATGACATTTTTGTCACTTACTTAGCTTGTCAATAAATACTTATTTCAAGCTGTGGCAACCACCCAACAAAGTGAAAGCTACACcaccatttatattttaataataaaaaagcatcCCTGAATAATTGCCAGGAAACACATTTTTGGAATCTTGTTTTTCAGGTCATCTAAGTGTACAAGAACCAGAAACTGCCATGTCTGACAGGGAAACTCAACATGAAGGTgggataaaatatttaaatgattatagaATGACTTGAATGACTATTGTGACTTGAAAATACGCATGTGCACCCCTGGAAAAAAGTTTAAGCTCAGAAAGTTTCTTCGCATTTAGccctattataggctattcacattctttactgtggtaaagtagaaaaaacaccgtaggacagaaacctttttgcttgcacgtcaatttctatttaacacagtttgtgctcgttattagactttataaggcccatcaagtttatttgtatagtgcgtTTCACACAAGttggtgatttttactttcgctttctcTGACTGCacaaaatcaaacatagcctgaatgtcttgcccctgcggagaataaaatttgttcttcagaccttttacgaCCTTTTATAAGTGTCAGTtgcttgtaacatcaggagaaaacatgaagatattattaaagcgaaatggtctctttcctgctcgtgtcccacatccctctgAAATAATCCCTctaataacgggactttggctatatgaCGCATCTTTTGTGTGGGAATAAAAACCGGACCATcttaggaccagcataggaccagctcaaaccagcataccagcttcaaaacctactttaccagcatatgctcgtttttttcaacagtacaaaatggatgtttgagtatttatttgtttaatagtaatttattttatttttttatttttatttcaaaatttatttcattgaggtcacctataaatacacacaaacatacacacacgcttcaaatcatatttaatgtttttaaaatagactacataaaaatagtaaaatagttccaacagattttgctgtggtactgaaattggtaccgagaaccgtaaaatattcatggtatcggtaccgactactggaattttggtaccgtgacaacactacttTAACCCATGGTAATATATTAGgagcttgtaaaaaaaaatataatatattcataaacttgatattgtattttttctttttcagctgATGTGACTAAAGATGTTCCTGCATCAGCCGGGGAAACCAATTTGTGTGAGTACaagttataaaaatattttctttcattcaaaatacTGTATAAAGTTTAAATATAGCAATACTGTAACTTTCCTTTGCTGtcaatattatataataaatccATTGGCAGTCTAATGACAGCATTCATTAGCCTTCGAGAGACTAAACATGCTTGCCCATAAAacaacattaataaaataactatCCAAAACTGTCTCCTGTACATTTTGTACTCTGAAAAGTAAGTTTCAGAAATTTGAAACAATTTTCCAATTTGAAAAGTACATCAATTAAATGTAGATTTTTGACAGCCCAGTTCTTTTGAACACCTTCTCTTTTGCATGTTAACACATGAACTGCACATTTCAGACAACActgagctgaagaaagttgaACGAGCCATAATCGTTCGTCTCGACAAAATGGACCAGAGGATGTCGGCCATTGAAACTCTTCTAAGAAGTGTTGCTCAGCCGAGCGACATTTCTGAGTTTCTCATTAAACCTTGCCAGAGAGCCTGCAGGAACTGGAAGATTTGTGCTCAAAGTTGAAAGTTGAAAAATTGGAATATCGCATAAACGTTTGCAAATAAAGCACCTTTCCATCCCAtttgttcaagagaacaaaatcatctCTTCCTGGGAAGTTGCTCATGAAACAGACGAAACGCAATAAACGCTGTCAAAGACACTGAATACAggaaaaaaactgtaagtaaATTTAACAGCAGATTATATGATTTGATCTACTATATTTTCCAAAACGCtacttgtttttattattattagtaaatGAGATGTGacatatttaatgtaatttacttCAAGCATGCAGAACTTTTGCAAAGTGCACATAAATATGCGCATGCACACAAAATAGCAACACAGCCTATTCATCATCAATCTAAAGTCAACCTAACATAGTAAAAGTAACTGGCTCAAAACCGTTGTACAATTTTTGcgcatattaaaggattagttcacttttaaataaacttttgctgataatttactcacccccatgtcatccaagatgtccatgtccttctttattcagtcgaaaagaaattaaggtttttgatgaaaacattccaggatttttctccttataatgggcttgaatgggcaccagacggttcaaggtccaaatgacagtttcaatgcagcttcaaagggctttaaacgataccagacgatgaataagggtcttatctagtgaaacgatcggtcatttaaaaaaaaaaaaaaaaatttaagttttataagcacaaatgctcgccttgctctgttctcGGATGCgcattcgtgacgtcacgtaatacgcaattacgttgaaaaggtcacgcatgacataggcggaagtaccaagTCAGTGTTTACAACTTGAACGTGCAAATACTAAGTCAAACACCGtttacaaaaaaggtaaaacaacaatgtcggacgAGGAGAAGATGAGTTTTTCACCCTGTCCTACCTTTTGAACCGGAATACACAGAGGAAGAAATTAGGCAGATGGAAGAGACTGCTGCGGCGACACACACCTCTCCAGCATCGGGCAGACGTGGTGGTGCACATGTGGCAAATGCCAACCATTGCCAACAGAGGAAGAATCTCAATGCTGCCACGACTGGACCATTTCAATCCCGCCATTAGAATCAGTCGGTGAGTCCCTGTTTCCATCTCGCTGCATTACCAGACAAAATGGATTTCCACCGTTACTAAGTAACAgcgtcgcacaccggacgcgaagctcagcaccgcgccacgtctttaaaattcgaacgcattgttttctatgaatgtacacaccggcggcgacattcggcgcctgtccACGGTGCCCAGCTACGACTCAAAATCCTGCCGCGCCACAGAGCGTCACGtacattgttttacattaaatgtatattatatttctctcaaatcgtcgttaatgtacatactgacttcaccctgtgctgcaagatacattagttttacactttaacagcttgaataaagtctaaaaatgtataaacatagccattttccatgtacactaacctcagtgcgaaatattaaagcatatgtAACGTTTCCCTGTTGACGTAAAACACTCCCATTGTGCAGCTCTTCTATCAGGAGTCGAGTCAAAATTGAGCTCGCGCGTATATAATGtgcgcgtccggtgtgcgaccccctttagaggtgtttttgttctgatggagaagggtatgacagtctgatggcactgacaacacaggatggaagaaccattagttgttttaccttttttgtaaaCGGCGTTTGACTTACCGTGTGTCTcagtcagctccctagttcagtagtcacggcactgatcagggaatcagccacattcactttcatgatatatatatgatagacacgacctagggaactagggagctgattgagacgcagggttagTATTTGCACATTCAAGTTGTAAACACCGACTCATACTTCCACCtatgtcaagcgtgacctttttaacgtaattgcgtattacgtgacgtcacgaacgcgcatcccAGAACAGAGCAagcgagcatttgtgcttataaaacgtaaactttttaaattttttttaaatgaccgatcatttcgctagataagacccttattcatagtctggtatcgtttaaagccctttgaagctgcattgaaactgtcatttggaccttgaaccgtctggtgcccattcaagcccattataaggagaaaaatcctggaatgttttcatcaaaaaccttaatttcttttcgactgaagaaagaaggacatggacatcttggatgacatgggggtgagtaaattaccagcaaaagtttatttaaaagtgaactaatcctttaaggacacTGTTTTAAATGGATGTTGGGGCACGAGTTTAGTATGAAGCCTCATTTACATAAATAATTCTTTAGCAAACAAATGTTACTTCACAaagttgaaaacatttggatTCTTTCCTGAATGAGGATTTTTTTTGGATTCAgttgctttaaataaatatttatttaatgctaATGGTATTCAGAACAGAACAAGACtgtaggcatgtgacggtatcagattttcatgttgcgataaattgttgaagcttttatcacggtatacggtattatcacaatattgaaataagttgcaaaaaaaagtgttgtcatagtataacaggttttaagaactctttttgtaataacaaaaataactgaatgtttaaatacaataatacaatacacaaaaaatatatagagtcaaattttcaaacagattaaagtgcaaaagaattaggctataaagaacaacaggaaacactttacaataaggtcacattatttaatgcattaactaagattgagcaacagctacatttgttacagaaagtagtatttttttgttaatgttagttacaactgatcattgttagttttatctcaggtccattaaataagttcttttgattttagtaatgttattaaacagtaactaagaaattaacattaactaagaataattaatgctttatacGTATTTTTCAtcgtcagtttggtaataattaacatgttaaccaATGAAGCCGTATTATGAGTTTTCAGTGATCTGGGGCCTCATGTATAAAACTTTACACCTATCATCCTACAAGTGTGTATGAATAAAAGcaagatttataaaaccatgtgtACACTCTTTAAAATGCAGTCAGCATAAGATTGTGCACACATTCATGtccaccc
The sequence above is drawn from the Megalobrama amblycephala isolate DHTTF-2021 unplaced genomic scaffold, ASM1881202v1 scaffold415, whole genome shotgun sequence genome and encodes:
- the LOC125261445 gene encoding uncharacterized protein LOC125261445 isoform X3 gives rise to the protein MESEMRYAVIKFPQDNTVDVVPSNWLEVTKEAIYCYWPRKNFTAKAKRRDTPDTTFWSKHVAVVMVYADSYEEARLKANQATVTSNLESDEEPSRRPVRPPARYRRQLDSGDDEDSPPPPKTRILSTPKFTPRKEYFGERCHLSVQEPETAMSDRETQHEADVTKDVPASAGETNLYNTELKKVERAIIVRLDKMDQRMSAIETLLRSVAQPSDISEFLIKPCQRACRNWKICAQS
- the LOC125261445 gene encoding uncharacterized protein LOC125261445 isoform X2, with the protein product MYIFVCLCAVSELSRVWSQRGLKCRIRSLQLRSCPFCSKPSVWFLFQRYAVIKFPQDNTVDVVPSNWLEVTKEAIYCYWPRKNFTAKAKRRDTPDTTFWSKHVAVVMVYADSYEEARLKANQATVTSNLESDEEPSRRPVRPPARYRRQLDSGDDEDSPPPPKTRILSTPKFTPRKEYFGERCHLSVQEPETAMSDRETQHEADVTKDVPASAGETNLYNTELKKVERAIIVRLDKMDQRMSAIETLLRSVAQPSDISEFLIKPCQRACRNWKICAQS
- the LOC125261445 gene encoding uncharacterized protein LOC125261445 isoform X4, which encodes MYIFVCLCAVSELSRVWSQRGLKCRIRSLQLRSCPFCSKPSVWFLFQRYAVIKFPQDNTVDVVPSNWLEVTKEAIYCYWPRKNFTAKAKRRDTPDTTFWSKHVAVVMVYADSYEEARLKANQATVTSNLESDEEPSRRPVRPPARYRRQLDSGDDEDSPPPPKTRILSTPKFTPRKEYFGERCHLSVQEPETAMSDRETQHEADVTKDVPASAGETNL
- the LOC125261445 gene encoding uncharacterized protein LOC125261445 isoform X1 produces the protein MHQCCLGVMRKLIVLWLRGNLRTRLSSGQVREISSRLLGLRPFMPDLFARKPRGLEDIDRWKATELRQFALYTGKIVLKGVLSDELYEHFMLFTVALAILVCPQLVKQYTSFASDLLVHFVEEGRKLYGDEFLVYNVHSMVHLASDAHAYGGLDECSAFPFENYLHQLKRLVRSGRNPLSQIIRRLGEIDKHREELNNKPAAVLKTQKPNNVFVLSDLQCCEVVSVVDATGKVDRMVLCRVYDNPEPLFMQPCDSRLIGAYKAQVRHTRMKQLSQRLLVRKAFLIADYFNDVFNTFLDFE